The segment ATCGAGCGGAAACTGCACGAAAACCGGGCGGAATTGAGCACACTGGAAATTCCGCCTTATCCAGCTTGGATGAGGGAGACCAGTGGGCCGTCAGACCTCAGAAGCAATCTGATCTGCATTCAGCGAATGAACTTCATTTGATCGTCGCCCAAGTCCCAGCAATCCCAACCGTAGGAAACGACGTAAGCGTCATCCTCATGTTGATCACCGATGCTGGCAAAGGGAATGGAATTCTTTATAAGGTAGTCTTTAATCGAATTTATAAAAAACTTGCGATTGATAATTCGAACGCACTGTTTGAGTTGATATTCGGAGATCGGTTCACGAAAGAAATAGGCTATATCATCCTGATGTTGGAAATAAGATGCGTAATCGAATATGTGGCCGAAGAAAGTTGATGACGACTTCAGCTTGGGAGAAGGATGCCAGCAACCTGCGACGGGATTTTCTTCTATGCAAAGGTACTCCGACATCCAATAACTGATTACAAATGTGCTATCATTGAAACTGGTTTTTAGTATCTCGTCCGATGGTTCGTAGTAACCGGTCACATAGGGTCGACTCAAAAAATGATCCAGCGAATTGTACGTGCAACAACTCTTTAGTTCTGGAACATCGAATTCACCAATAACGAGAATGGACGAATGCATAACAATATTCGAAAGATATATCAGCGTGGGAAGCGTATCGGTCAGACCCTCTAACCGCATCTTGCCTTGATCAAACGTTGCACCATAAGTAAATATCGGACTGTCAATCACGACAGGTACTTCAGGCAAACGATGAGAAACAGATAACGCCCATTCGTTGAATTTGGTTTTTCCCCCTTGAGGCATATGAAAATTAAATGGCGATTCGAAAGTGCGAACTATCATGATCTTCTGCAACTGTCCGTAATTACAAGTCTGTTTCCGAATCGATTGACGTCCCAGAGGTTCTATTTCGAATTGCCCTCAACCTCTTCGGGGCTATCTATTACATCTCTTTCAGACACGTATAGCGTCAATCTCGCGAGATTCGCGTTGAGCGGGTCCCATCTGGTCCTTGCTGTCGAATGCTTTGAGCATCGTGTTGTAGACGTCGATACCTTCGGCTCCAACATCCATGATCTGCCCCGTTTTGAATCGCCCATTCGCTCCGGTGATACAATGAAAGACACCCGAAAGTTCCCGTTTCACATCATTGTGGCGACCGTCGCCGGACTCTGTGGAAATTGTGATCAGTGAGTTCTCCAGAATTGTCTGGCCGTTGGCTTCTCGCGAGTCCTCATTATCCAGAGCCTGAAGTAAGTATGCGACCTCTCTCATTTTCATATGTGCATGAGCACGCAAGGCTTCGTTCTTTTTCTTTTCGTTAAACTTATGCCACCATTCATGACTGCATCCCTGATCGCCGGACGCATTATGTTGTTTGGAATCGTCGAATTCGAATCTCTTCTCGCCATTGTAGGTGTAATCACCAGTGAGCCGAATTCTTTCACCGGCAGCCAGGAATGTCAAAGATCCGAAACGGGCCCGGTCCATTTGAATTGCGAGAGCATAAATATCTGCCATCAACCGCCACTCGGTGGAGAGTTCCTCCAGAGTGATATCGATCCCTTGACCACCCGGGTCGGCCGGACCTCCGTGCGGGATGATCGAACGCGGTGGCAGTTGAGGGCCCGATTTGTTTGTGTGCTTCATTGCAAACGCGCGTTGTTCAAATTCTCGAATTCGGTCCAAGTGATCAGAGACACGCGCTTTGGATGAAGAACCCAGTGGCGAATTCGGCCCGGTGTAATAACGATAGTCTTCAACAACCGTATCCAGGACACTACGGCGCAATCTACGTTTTGCGTCGCTACCAGAAAAAGCAACTCCGCCAAACACACGATCAAAGAGGTCGCGAGGCTTTTCCTGAATCGTCGCCGCTACGGTGCCGTCCATATTGTAACTGTGAACATAACGCCCGACTCGGGAACGCCTGAAGAAGGTTCCGCCTACCAAAGTCGGCACCAAGCCCTCAGGAAGCCCATCGGGATATTGCGATTTCCGAATCACCTGGTCAATGGACGGCCCACCAGATTTCGCTTCCCCGTCAGGAGGCTCCGCAGTGAAAGCGCCTGAAGAACCATCGTAATGAGCGTTGATTCCTTTTTCGTCGCAACGAATCTGATCGACATTTCGCATAATGAGTAGCTTACTACTCAGCGACTGTAATGGTTCCAGGACGCCATCGAATCCTTCCTGTTGCAATGGAGCAGGAATACCGAGACCAAAGAAAACATTGAATGCTCGAGTGGGAATATCTGGCTTACTGGCACCCAAGGCATTCGATGAGAGCATCTCCTCGATCAACGGTAACCCAATCGTAGCTGCTCCCATACTCTGGAGCATCGTACGGCGGTCGATTCGTTTCAATGGCATGATTGATCCTTATACCTGTGGGCTGTCCAGGTTTATCCTCGATTTGGAGTCACTAACGTGCTGGTAAATAGAGACATCTATCGATTCTGTAAGCACGAATTGGAATCATTTATCTGTCTGAGTGTATGTCATTTGAACAAGATCACTCATCAATATTGCGGTGATCAAGGAGGAGTAAGTTCCTCCGTCCGCTTGAGCAGCTTTGTGGATATTCTGTATCACAGTGGCATCCCGAGCCCCTAAGGGACGGCCGAGCGCAAATTGGGCTACTTTCCAGGTGATCGTTTCTCGAACCCGATCACTGCTGGCCAGCAGGTTCATCAATTCGGCAGATGTCTGGTAGGGCAATGGTTTCGCCGTACCCGGAAGTTGAATCTCCCCATCCTCTCGCAGGACATTTCCGAATTCGTCCTTTTTATTAAATGCACCCATACCATCAAATGGTTCAAGCCCGAAAGCCAGAGGTTCGAATCTCTGATGGCATCCACCACAGGAGACATTGTTGATTCGCTGTTCAGCAATCGTGCGTAATGTTAACCCCGGCTTGGCGGGGACAGGAGTGGTGTCGACTCCCGGTGGTGGAGAGGAGATGACTCCGCGCAATACATCCTTCAACAGGAACAAACCGCGAGTCACCATGGAGGCATCATCTCCACCTTTTGTGAGAACACTACCTTGAGTCAGTAGCCCTCCCCGGAAAGCGACTTCCGAGAGATCATATCTTTGTAGTCCACCCCCCTTTGGCTCCAGTCCGTAATGCTCAGCTAATCGCGGGGTCGCAAAGGTGAACTGCGCGTTGAACAGATCGGTGAGTGGACGGTTTTCTTTCCATACAATCTCTTCAAAGAATGCCAAAGTTTCATCTCGCATGTCCAATCCCAGCGCGGGCTCCCACTTTGGAAAACGCTCCTGGTTGGGTTGCATGTGCTTCAGACGATTGAGGTCCAGCCAGTCAGAGATAAACTGTTTTGATCGTTCGATCGCTCGCGGATCTTTCAACATTCGTTGGACCTGCTCACGGCAATGTTCGCGATTGGACAATTGACCGTCACGAGCCGCCTTCAGCAATTCAGCATCGGGTGGACCGCCCCAGATAATGTAACTGAGTCTGGATGCTAACTCGTATGGGCCAACGTGTCGGGCGCGTCCGTCACCCCGTTGTTGTTCGATGCGATAAATGAACCGTGGAGATTGCAACATCGCTTCGGTCATCAAGGCGACGCCCTCTTCGAAGTTTCCTCCCGCACTGGCGACCGCAGTCAGGATCCCGCTGTAGTTAGTCACTTCTCGATTATCAAGCGGTCCACGTAGTAGCCACTCGCCGACGGAATTGACGAACTTTCTGGCAGTCGCATCCGTATTCAGGCTGCGCGACTTTGAAAACTGTCCGGCAAACTTTAACACGTCCATTCGCTGGACAATAATCTGAGCCAATTGGGCGTAGGCCTCAATATGTTGCAGATCTACATTCAGGTTATAAGCCGTGTTGCTGAATCCGTCCGCCCGCAGATCGGACGGTAACATTTGCTGAGCTTCCTGAGAGATATCGATTCCTACGGCACTGCGAACGGTTTCGATGTACTCGTCAATGGTCAGACGTTGCACCCAGGATTCGCTCACCCCGTCATTACTGGCGTATACTGCGGGATCAATGAATTCGACCGACCATACTGCACCTTTTTCAATCCACTGCTCGAGTAGTTCCTTTTCTTCGCTCGAAAGGGGTGGGCCTTGAGGAGGCATATCGCCGGAAGAAACCTGGTCCCAGAGCATGCTTTCAACTGGTTTTCCGGCAACGATGACAGAACCACTCTCGCCTCCCTCAAATGCGGAGAGCTTTCGTGAGAGGTCCAGCCCTCCTTTCTTCACGGCAGTATCATGACACTCCAGACATTTTCGGGCCAGCAGTGGCGCAACTTCGGTCGCAAATGTTTGTTCGGCGTGTGCATGAGCAATTCGTTGGGCTGCCTGTGGATCCACTCCGGCCGTGGGGCCAGCATGATAATTCTGTTCGACCTCTTTGGCATTCAGGGCACGATCGTAGATCGCAACCAGATGAAGTTCACCCAGCCAAGGGCGATCCTGAGTCTGTTCATTAGCTAAGACCAGTGGGAATCCCGTATCCCAGTTCTCCAGCGATCCTTTAATCTTGTGGTCCGACTGTGGTATGCCATCAATGTAAAACTGGATATTTCCGGATGCGTTGCGTGTATAAATGACATGCGTTAATCGAGTATTGGCCGTATGTGCCCCGCTGTTCGTTTCCGGAATGCCGTTTCCAGTGGTCGCTGTAGTTCTAAACCGAACCTGGAAATGTTCTTTCTCTTGCCCGAGAGTGAAATTCCGTTTTCCAGAATCTTGTGAAAGCGACACGATTCGTGCGGGCCCCTGTTGCTTTGTATTCTGGGGAGTGACCCAAGCCTCGATAGTTGCTTCACCCGTATGCCGCAACGAATCGGTTAACTTTTGGGCAGGCCCTTCGGACTGAATTTTTGTCGCAGAAAGTATCGCTAATGAATGATCTCCCCAACGAACAGCAGAGGGATTCTTGATCGTTAAGTCCACCGCTGCCCCATGACCACTGCGATCTTTAACGATAGAACCCTGCCCCGCCTCAAACGTATACAACACCTGCAAGTCATCGCTGACTCGACTGGAATCGACAGCCAATGCTGAGTTGCCCACTAACAATACAAACAACGCGGCTGCTGTCCCGCATAAAATCGACGATAGTCGGACGAAGGTGCCAATTTCGGAGTTGTGTCTTTTAGCAATTCGAAACGACGAAGGCGCGCTCTTGTGATTGGCAATTGAAGAGATCAACGTCATGGTCTTGCCTCGCGTTCACATAGAGTCGATACGGCATATCAGAAGGAGCGATAGGCTTGGCGAAACGCTGATTATTACAGCCCGTATTCTCATTTAAGTAGAATTACGTTTTTGTTCGTTTGACATTAATACCGCTGGTCGAAATGAATTACCGTGGGCTAGAAAGAATATCATTGCCACTGAGGAGCACTGGCACCCGACAAGGAAAAGCCTGAACGCTTAACTTATGGACGGATTTCAGTCTTGTCAAGGATTCAACCTAGCTGGTTTGCCTGAGTAATGTCAAGCTGTGTAACCTGAAGAATCTTTGCTCACGCTCCCTCATCAGTCCCATCTCATTCAAGACTCTAAGCTTGTGCATTTCCATTTAAGAGAAAAACCATTCGTTAGAAATCACGAAAAGGAGCACTTAATGGGCGGCAATACTATGCTTTGGTTTTCGGTCAATGGGACGGCTCAAATAAAGATGAAGTTCAACGAGGTCTGAACATCCATCACTGAAATACGACTTCCGGGTATGTCATGTTCACCTCTACCTGTACGTCGTCGAACTCGACTGCGTGTTCACCGTTTCGAATCGGTTTTGAGGCTACTTCCGGCTACCCTGTGGGCTCGCGGTATCAATAATCCTGAGACCTCTCTGATGAGTTCAGATAGAATCTGAATTGTAAAATCGAAAACAACCACAACCTGGTTCCAATTCCACTCGGAAGTTTAGAGGCAGTTTCGAAACCGTTTAAGTTTAGTGATCAGACAAGCGAATTGGACGAAGCCGTGCCCCTTGATCGCCGCCTCTACTTTGGGAGGCCCGCCTGGGGCTATTACGGGGGGAGTCCTCGCACTGGAAGGTATTGATGACACGTATGACTCCTTGAAAAGTATTGGTTCCGGAAACGGAAACGGCTGGGATTACTTACGGCCTTGGAAGTGAGAGCCAGAATCTTTCGGGTTTCATTGCCATCAACTCAACAACGAACTCGTCCTGGAAATTCTCAGCGATCTGTTTTTAGACGTGGT is part of the Polystyrenella longa genome and harbors:
- a CDS encoding DUF1592 domain-containing protein is translated as MFVLLVGNSALAVDSSRVSDDLQVLYTFEAGQGSIVKDRSGHGAAVDLTIKNPSAVRWGDHSLAILSATKIQSEGPAQKLTDSLRHTGEATIEAWVTPQNTKQQGPARIVSLSQDSGKRNFTLGQEKEHFQVRFRTTATTGNGIPETNSGAHTANTRLTHVIYTRNASGNIQFYIDGIPQSDHKIKGSLENWDTGFPLVLANEQTQDRPWLGELHLVAIYDRALNAKEVEQNYHAGPTAGVDPQAAQRIAHAHAEQTFATEVAPLLARKCLECHDTAVKKGGLDLSRKLSAFEGGESGSVIVAGKPVESMLWDQVSSGDMPPQGPPLSSEEKELLEQWIEKGAVWSVEFIDPAVYASNDGVSESWVQRLTIDEYIETVRSAVGIDISQEAQQMLPSDLRADGFSNTAYNLNVDLQHIEAYAQLAQIIVQRMDVLKFAGQFSKSRSLNTDATARKFVNSVGEWLLRGPLDNREVTNYSGILTAVASAGGNFEEGVALMTEAMLQSPRFIYRIEQQRGDGRARHVGPYELASRLSYIIWGGPPDAELLKAARDGQLSNREHCREQVQRMLKDPRAIERSKQFISDWLDLNRLKHMQPNQERFPKWEPALGLDMRDETLAFFEEIVWKENRPLTDLFNAQFTFATPRLAEHYGLEPKGGGLQRYDLSEVAFRGGLLTQGSVLTKGGDDASMVTRGLFLLKDVLRGVISSPPPGVDTTPVPAKPGLTLRTIAEQRINNVSCGGCHQRFEPLAFGLEPFDGMGAFNKKDEFGNVLREDGEIQLPGTAKPLPYQTSAELMNLLASSDRVRETITWKVAQFALGRPLGARDATVIQNIHKAAQADGGTYSSLITAILMSDLVQMTYTQTDK
- a CDS encoding DUF1552 domain-containing protein, producing MPLKRIDRRTMLQSMGAATIGLPLIEEMLSSNALGASKPDIPTRAFNVFFGLGIPAPLQQEGFDGVLEPLQSLSSKLLIMRNVDQIRCDEKGINAHYDGSSGAFTAEPPDGEAKSGGPSIDQVIRKSQYPDGLPEGLVPTLVGGTFFRRSRVGRYVHSYNMDGTVAATIQEKPRDLFDRVFGGVAFSGSDAKRRLRRSVLDTVVEDYRYYTGPNSPLGSSSKARVSDHLDRIREFEQRAFAMKHTNKSGPQLPPRSIIPHGGPADPGGQGIDITLEELSTEWRLMADIYALAIQMDRARFGSLTFLAAGERIRLTGDYTYNGEKRFEFDDSKQHNASGDQGCSHEWWHKFNEKKKNEALRAHAHMKMREVAYLLQALDNEDSREANGQTILENSLITISTESGDGRHNDVKRELSGVFHCITGANGRFKTGQIMDVGAEGIDVYNTMLKAFDSKDQMGPAQRESREIDAIRV